In Danaus plexippus chromosome 28, MEX_DaPlex, whole genome shotgun sequence, a genomic segment contains:
- the LOC116776171 gene encoding testis-expressed protein 9-like — translation MDSEILLARENEFKKLNMQLEKKSENLLKRIENAVEKRDIFSDFLNNSTLTEKRSHKRGFIKDNLRSKTENQIKNDDLKLENINLVVKEGNEFKNGMHEKCTHTEDWLERKCDCISKKNNDLEFLYAFVSVNVKNNVLPPAFLKDKVTVERVCKFLSAKVNLMQEQINNLQAAIDKKVTQCNKHMTQLAEFEAERLSLLNRDNNMKSEIADIKAKYSVMQNKLNEKERLFKEQRSVTDKLTNDLKQIRSRNTGVEARCASQEEVISTLKQQLDTAKITEKEFRESSRSLSASQQNTISRLEARVRALTVTVDKQTSLADNLRKQNVLLQTEGALIAFEKEYCDFLKQDL, via the exons ATGGATTCAGAAATCCTACTGGCTCGTGAGAAtgaattcaaaaaattaaatatgcaaCTGGAAAAGAAATCCGAGAATTTACTGAAACGAATCGAAAATGCCGTG GAAAAACGAGATATATTTTctgattttttaaacaactcgACATTAACAGAAAAGCGATCACACAAACgaggttttattaaagataatttgaGAAGTAAAACagaaaaccaaataaaaaatgatgatttgaaattagaaaatataaacttgGTAGTGAAAGAgggaaatgaatttaaaaatggaatgcACGAGAAATGCACTCACACAGAAGACTGGCTGGAGAGAAAGTGTGAttgtataagtaaaaaaaataatgatttggAATTTTTGTATGCCTTTGTATCTGTTAATGTTAAGAATAATGTCCTGCCGCCAGCTTTTTTAAAAG ATAAAGTGACGGTGGAGAGAGTATGTAAGTTTCTGTCGGCGAAAGTGAATTTAATGCAAgagcaaataaataatctgCAAGCGGCCATAGACAAAAAG GTGACGCAGTGTAACAAACATATGACCCAACTAGCCGAGTTTGAGGCAGAGAGACTGTCTTTATTGAACAGAGACAACAACATGAAGAGTGAGATAGCTGATATTAAAGCCAAATACAGCGTGAtgcaaaataaacttaat gAAAAGGAACGTCTCTTCAAAGAACAAAGAAGTGTAACAGACAAACTTACAAATGACTTGAAGCAGATCAGGTCTAGGAACACTGGCGTCGAAGCTCGGTGCGCCTCGCAGGAGGAAGTCATTTCAACGCTGAAACAACAACTGGATACAGCTAAGATTACAGAAAAG GAATTCCGCGAGTCAAGCCGCAGTCTCTCAGCCTCACAACAAAACACTATCAGCCGGCTGGAGGCCAGGGTGAGAGCTCTCACTGTGACGGTTGACAAGCAGACCTCGCTCGCAGACAACCTCAGGAAACAAAACGTCCTGCTACAGACAGAGGGCGCTCTGATAGCATTCGAAAAAGAATATTGCGATTTCTTGAAGCAGGACctgtga
- the LOC116776375 gene encoding uncharacterized protein LOC116776375, producing the protein MRITFIFFICSVTYLSVKASHLVLGNVSDRVVLANQTKVEYAGFPFMKRVKFFFYNTPDNRPIRGIQALDPLHTKSSVNVTAGGVGFPFVNLRMKSERGKTMVFDIGIYVDPDLRY; encoded by the exons ATGcgtataacatttatattttttatatgttccgTGACCTATTTGAGTGTGAAGGCTTCACATTTAGTGTTAGGGAACGTGTCTGATCGCGTTGTTTTGGCAAATCAAACGAAAGTCGAATACGCTGGTTTCCCATTTATGAAAAGGgtgaaatttttcttttacaacaCACCAGATAACCGACCTATCAGG ggcATTCAAGCTTTGGACCCACTTCACACGAAATCATCTGTCAATGTGACAGCTGGCGGCGTCGGCTTCCCCTTCGTCAACTTACGTATGAAGAGCGAACGCGGCAAGACCATGGTGTTCGATATAGGAATATATGTTGATCCCGATTTACGTTACTAA
- the LOC116776274 gene encoding BTB/POZ domain-containing protein 10, with protein MSDSQANGQGAMSEPRRSFFYPDSSSDTEEYRTDAEDRRKRLSKRNGPNIRRMPPNMPPKNQNPNAPIPSTSGQDFPKNGQKNQLCEDRITLVVDNTRFVVDPAQFTAHPNTMLGLMFSSSKELTHPNERGEYEVAEGISATVFRAILEYYRGGTIRCPPTVSVQELREACDYLLVPFDANTVRCQNLRGLLHELSNEGARRQFESFLERLILPLMVESAERGDRECHVVVLLDDDSVDWDEQYPPQMGDEYSQTVLSTPLYRFFKYIENRDVAKQVMKERGLKKIRLGVEGYPTYKEKVRKRPGGRAEVIYNYVQRPFIHMSWEKEEAKSRHVDFQCFKSKSVTNLAEATADPVIELENREREVEVQEPGEVVEEEQ; from the exons ATGTCTGACTCTCAAGCCAACGGCCAGGGGGCCATGTCAGAGCCACGCAGATCCTTTTTCTACCCAGACAGCAGCAGTGATACAGAAGAGTACAGAACAGACGCTGAAGATCGTCGTAAGCGTCTGTCCAAACGTAACGGACCGAATATTAGAAGGATGCCGCCAAACATGCCACCAAAAAACCAGAATCCCAACGCTCCTATACCTTCCACATCAGGCCAGGATTTTCCGAAAAACGGTCAGAAAAATCAGTTATGCGAAGATAGGATCACGTTGGTTGTTGATAATACGAGATTCGTCGTCGACCCCGCACAGTTCACAGCGCATCCGAATACAATGCTCGGACTTATGTTTAGTTCAA GTAAAGAGCTAACACATCCGAACGAGCGGGGCGAATATGAAGTAGCCGAGGGCATATCAGCGACCGTGTTCAGAGCTATCCTGGAGTACTATCGTGGGGGAACTATCAGGTGTCCGCCGACAGTATCGGTTCAGGAGTTGAGGGAAGCCTGCGACTACTTACTTGTGCCGTTCGATGCTAATACTGTCCGATGTCaa AACCTTCGCGGTCTGTTACACGAGCTGTCAAACGAGGGCGCCCGCCGCCAGTTCGAGAGTTTCCTGGAGCGTCTCATCCTGCCGCTGATGGTTGAGTCAGCTGAGCGTGGTGACCGCGAGTGTCACGTGGTCGTGCTCTTGGACGACGACAGTGTAGACTGGGACGAACAGTATCCACCACAGATGGGAGACGAGTACAGCCAGACTGTCCTGTCCACGCCCTTATACCGGTTCTTCAAGTATATTGAGAATAG GGATGTCGCCAAACAAGTGATGAAGGAGCGCGGCTTAAAGAAGATACGGCTCGGCGTGGAAGGTTATCCGACTTATAAGGAGAAAGTAAGAAAACGCCCCGGAGGAAGGGCAGAGGTCATATACAACTATGTCCAGCGACCCTTCATACACATGTCCTGGGAGAAAGAGGAGGCCAAGAGCCGGCATGTGGATTTTCAGTGCTTCAAATCGAAATCTGTTACCAACTTGGCAGAAGCCACCGCTGACCCTGTGATAGAGTTAGAGAATAGAGAAAGAGAGGTCGAAGTCCAGGAACCGGGGGAAGTGGTTGAGGAGGAACAGTGA
- the LOC116776290 gene encoding uncharacterized protein LOC116776290, whose translation MEHKEEYHDPDYPEAPAVEKPDKPKVSQEDNIQTIKTIIRREFQNELDVREREVNLIDQRMSLARRYLHELRYAVVNSYYNNQKLQLSATQVEDEVAAQTEPRARSEVSSILRNTQPRIHPSVQKLLGKKSVAIEEIFKSRAPRKTRRDYGAMVQKRNYTISADETKSLRPDKNEPGLNVVKTESNEHEDRSEAKGQVPSSSRPKKIPRQIDPKVNNVITVDEVTRNQMKHRYRVIIGNTSKYAPPASRCDRSTHKWLLYVRGAPVVEAITVRLHHSYAPHDTVHIDKPPFQVCRRGWGEFPALVTLHFLKSYLNRPATITHTIKLDRQYTGLQTLGAETVVDVWLYSTPDMIEHQQRDEEVKEIKEEVKEEVREEENRVSGDDKQDSWLEFFAKDTSQVNVDEMLVKNEIKTETVMDKHGDDNDEVSDEVKNTQNKRIMKYIEPTTGKIYYLEMDRALDLTKVQEIVINSEGNVKTAKISPLKTNGLKTTKNKESILRSLLKTEDCDEYTYDHIENDHCYLASDWYKRDHRQARVEEARDKSKSLVYSKYKDIISKFTCVKSMVSYLLKHMPLVSEAAGDAGYVSMFPFVVTSDDRYWKLDFAKRRNMEWSRAKLINKLLTETFKADPGKVWRTKQILVYSRLHGYYPIRREKADLRTDEWSSWNDLDEGKSESNIREVFPNESDLSTLSVFNKSDYVTEGAVVDLDVSGSDEEIEIVGDVSGQKKPVLAERPVSDDVLPVDSSDRLRFLFIEKVCEDIGIVLRNEDIGHGYSYSSVHSVLLSATKCFAEELIRSSLARQLTSELGEGRVWVGWSRPRVCLQHVFLATSDSRLQLVTSSHLAAAAHTHTPPPL comes from the exons ATGGAACATAAAGAAGAGTACCACGATCCAGACTATCCAGAAGCACCGGCGGTTGAAAAACCAGACAAGCCAAAAGTCTCTCAGGAAGATAACATTCAAACAATAAAGACTATAATACGCCGCGAGTTTCAAAACGAATTAGATGTTCGAGAGAGGGAAGTTAATCTGATCGACCAAAG GATGTCCCTAGCAAGGCGGTACCTCCACGAGTTGAGGTATGCTGTCGTGAACAGCTACTACAACAATCAAAAGCTGCAATTATCAGCTACCCAGGTGGAAGACGAGGTTGCAGCACAAACGGAACCACGAGCTAGATCTGAA GTGTCCTCTATACTCCGTAACACACAGCCCAGGATACATCCGTCAGTGCAGAAGCTGCTCGGCAAGAAATCTGTTGCCATCGAGGAGATATTCAAATCAAGAGCACCGAGGAAAACCAGGAGGGACTATGGG GCTATGGTGCAGAAGAGGAATTACACGATATCAGCTGATGAGACGAAGTCGCTCCGGCCGGACAAGAATGAGCCCGGCCTGAATGTGGTGAAGACGGAAAGCAACGAGCACGAGGACAGGTCGGAGGCCAAAGGTCAAGTCCCAAGCAGCAGCAGGCCAAAGAAGATCCCTCGCCAGATAGACCCGAAGGTGAACAATGTGATCACAGTGGACGAGGTCACAAGGAACCAAATGAAACACAGATATAGAGTCATTATAG GCAACACGTCAAAGTACGCGCCCCCGGCGTCCCGCTGTGACCGTTCCACCCACAAATGGTTGTTGTATGTCAGAGGAGCGCCCGTAGTGGAAGCCATCACTGTTAGGTTACACCACTCGTACGCGCCTCACGACACTGTACATATAGA CAAGCCTCCATTTCAAGTGTGTCGCCGTGGTTGGGGCGAGTTCCCAGCGCTGGTTACTCTCCACTTCCTCAAGTCATATCTGAACAGACCGGCAACCATCACACACACCATCAAACTAGACAGACAGTACACCGGCCTGCAGACTCTAG GTGCGGAGACAGTTGTGGATGTATGGTTATACAGCACACCGGATATGATAGAACACCAGCAGAGGGACGAAGAAGTGAAGGAGATCAAAGAAGAAGTGAAAGAAGAAGTGAGAGAAGAAGAGAACAGAGTCAGCGGAGACGATAAACAAGACAGCTGGCTGGAGTTCTTTGCAAAAGACACGAGTCAAGTGAACGTTGATGAGATGTTAGttaagaatgaaataaaaaccgaGACGGTGATGGACAAGCACGGTGATGACAATGATGAAGTGAGCGATGAAGTGAAGAACACACAGAACAAGAGGATAATGAAGTACATAGAGCCGACCACAGGGAAAATATACTATCTGGAAATGGACAGGGCCCTAGACCTGACCAAGGTGCAAGAAATAGTAATAAACTCGGAGGGGAATGTGAAGACAGCTAAAATAAGCCCGCTGAAGACAAACGGCCTGAAGACGACCAAGAACAAAGAGTCCATCTTAAGGTCGCTATTGAAAACGGAGGATTGTGACGAGTATACTTACGATCACATAGAGAACGATCACTGTTACCTAGCCAGCGACTGGTACAAGAGGGACCATAGACAAGCTAGAGTGGAGGAGGCCAGAGACAAGTCGAAGAGTCTAGTGTACAGCAAatacaaagatattatatCCAAATTCACGTGTGTCAAGTCTATGGTCAGTTACCTATTGAAACACATGCCGTTGGTGAGCGAGGCGGCCGGCGACGCGGGCTACGTCTCAATGTTCCCGTTCGTTGTCACATCCGACGACAGATACTGGAAGTTGGACTTCGCTAAACGAAGGAATATGGAG tGGTCACGGGCCAAGTTGATCAACAAGTTACTCACAGAGACCTTCAAGGCGGATCCCGGTAAGGTCTGGAGGACGAAACAGATCCTGGTATACTCGAGATTACACGGATACTATCCAATAAGGCGGGAGAAGGCGGACCTCAGAACCGACGAGTGGTCCTCGTGGAACGATCTGGATGAAGGGAAATCAGAATCGAATATAAGAGAGGTGTTCCCTAACGAGAGCGACCTGTCCACGTTGAGCGTGTTCAATAAAAGTGATTATGTCACCGAGGGTGCAGTCGTGGATTTAGATGTGAGCGGTTCCGACGAAGAGATAGAAATAGTCGGTGACGTGAGCGGCCAGAAGAAGCCTGTGCTGGCGGAGCGGCCTGTGAGTGATGACGTGCTGCCCGTGGACAGCAGCGACCGGCTCAGGTTCCTGTTCATAGAGAAAGTTTGTGAAGACATCGGCATCGTATTGAGGAACGAGGACATAGGTCACGGTTACTCTTACAG ttCGGTCCACTCAGTCTTGTTGTCGGCCACCAAGTGTTTCGCTGAAGAGCTGATCAGGTCGTCTCTCGCCAGACAACTCACCTCAGAGCTGGGAGAGGGACGCGTCTGGGTCGG CTGGTCCAGGCCTCGCGTGTGTCTCCAGCACGTGTTCCTCGCCACCAGCGACTCCAGGTTACAGCTGGTGACGTCATCACATCTCGCAGCCGccgcgcacacacacacaccgcCGCcgctataa